In Bogoriella caseilytica, the genomic window GGCGTCTGTGGCTCGATCTCGCCGCGCTCGATGGCGTCAGCGTAGAGCAGACCCGTCAGGCCCTTCGAGACAGAACCGATCTCCACGGTGCCCTCCAGGGGTACGCCGATGGCCGCGGTCCGCGTCCCCTGCGGTGTCACCTCGGCAACGACGGCGCCGTATGCGCCGTCCGGAAGGTGCTCCAGAGCGGCGGCGGCCAGGGTGGTGTCGCCCTCCACCATGCTGTGGCCATCAATGGAACCGCCGGCGGGGCGCAGCCACAGGGCCAGGACGGCGGCGATGACCGCCATGGCGGCCCCGAGCAGCACGGCGGGGCGGCGAGTGCCCTGGCGGGCTGCTCGGGCCGGGGCGGTAGCGCCCGGGTGGTCTGCTGTGGACTCAGTCATCGGCTGGCTCCCAAGATCACGAGAAGGGGGATGACCCGCTCGGGCGGGACTGTCACGAAGCCGCGAGACCCCGGACGGAGCCATCCGGCCGCCGTCAGAGCCTTGACGTGGTGGTAGAGCTGGCCCGTGGAGGCGAGCCCGAGTTCCGCGGCCAGATCGGAGAGCTTGCCGGTGCCGCGGACCACAGCCAGGGCCAGGTCGATGCGCACCGGGTGGCCGAGCGCCGCCAAGCTCGCCGCCAGCGACTCGGTGTCCTCCGGCTCGAGGAGTTCCTCCGCCTCGCGGCTCATCTGCCACGCCACGGGTCCCGCGCCGGTGTGGACCGTCCCGGTCCACACCACAGCCCCGGCCTCAGACTCAAGTCGATCGCGGAGCCCGTTGAGGGCCCAATAAGGATCCTCAGAGGTCACTGCAGCGCTGTGGTGCGGCGCGGAGGTATCGCGAGGCTGCGCCGTCGTCCCCGCAGTGCCGCCCTCCAGGTCGGCCAGGCGTTGCTCGAGTGCCAGCAACCGGTCCTCAATCGACATCCTCTAATATTACGTAATTCCAGTGCGATGCGCTACTGGATGCCACGCGGGCGTCCAGCAGGCAAGCTGTCTCAGGTGTGGACCGCGTACTGGACGACCTCTCCTGGCCATGGCGAACTGCGGACCGAACGGGGCCGCGTACCCGGGCCGGGGGAGGTCCTGGTGCGCACCCTGGTCTCCGGGGTCTCCCGGGGGACCGAGACGCTGGTGCACACCGGCGCCGTGCCCGCGGAGGTCGCCGAGCTCATGCGCGCCCCCTTCCAGGAGGGCGACCTTCCCGGGCCGGTGAAGTACGGCTACCTCAGCGTCGGCGTCGTCGAGGACGGTCCGGCCCACTTGATCCATCAACGGGTCTTCGTCCTGCATCCGCACCAGGACCGCTACATCGTGCCGGTTGAGGCCGTCACCCCCGTACCGGCGGGCGTGCCCACCTCTCGTGCCGTGCTCGCCGGAGCAGTCGAGACCGCGATCAACATCCTCTGGGAAGCGGCGCCGCGGCTGGGTGACCGCATCGCGATCATCGGCGCCGGGATGATCGGCGCGGCGGTGGCCGCCCTCGCCCGCGACTTCCCGCTCGCGCGCCTCCAGCTCATCGACGTCAACCCCGACCGTGCGAGGCTGGCCCAGCACTGGGGCATCGAGTGGCGGGATCCCGCTACCGCCGAGGGCGACTGTGACCTGGTAATCCACGCCTCCGGATCCGAGGCCGGCCTCGCGCGCGCACTGGAGCTGCTGGGCGAACAGGGAGAGGTCGTCGAAGCCTCCTGGTACGGCTCGACGGCTCCCCGGGTGCCGCTCGGCGGAGCCTTCCACGCCAAACGGCTGAGCATCCGTGCCTCGCAGGTGGGCGTGGTCGCCGCGGCGCGGCGGGCTCGCCGCACGCACGCCGACCGCTTGGCCCTGGCCCTGGACCGGCTCACCGACCCCGCCTTCGATGCCCTCATCACCGGCACGGCCCCCTTCGACGAGCTGCCCGAGGTCATGCCCCGCCTGGCCGCCGGTGAGGGGGCGCCGTTGTGCCAGGTCATCACCTATCCGCAGTCCGACCAGCATCGAACGGCATAATCCCGCCGCGGGCCATACCGTTCGAGCGACACCTGGCCTGAGTATCCTCACCTAGGAGTGAACCGTGTTCTCCCTGACCGTCCGCGACCACATGATGATCGCCCATTCACTGCCGCACCCCGCCTTCGGGCCCGCCCAAGGCCTCCACGGCGCCACCTTCGTGGTCGAGTTGAGCATCCGGCGAGCGGAGCTGGACGAGGCCGGCATCGTGATCGATATCGGTGAGGCCACCGGCATGCTCAAGGACGCGCTGGCCGACCTCGACTACTCCAATCTCGATGACCACCCTGAGCTGACGGGCACCTTGACCACCACCGAGCACCTCGCGCGCTTCATCGCCGAGCGCATCGCCACCCGCCTTCAAGGCGGCCCCTATGCCGGGCTGGACGTCACGCTGCGAGAACACCCGGACGCCTGGGCGAGCTACTCGCGCGAGCTGTGAGTGCTACCGCCTTCCTCACCTGGGACAGTCAGCGCCCCTCCGGTGGGAACACCTACAACGCGGAGCTGATCGGCGCTCTGCGTGCTGCGGGTGAGGAGGTGGAGGTCTACCGGGTGCCCGGCAGCTGGCCGGCCCCTCAGGCTGCTGCGCGCGAGCGCGCCGCCCAGATCCTGAACAGGGGCGCCGTCGCCATCGTTGATGGCATCGTCGCCTCGGGCGTTCCGGAAGCCATTGACCAGGCGGTCGACGCCGGCCGGCGCGTGGTGGTCCTGGCTCACATGGCGGCGGCGGATGAGCACGGCCTTTCCGAGGCCGAGCGCGCCCGCCGTGAGGACCGGGAAGGGCGCGCCTTCCGTGCGGCCAGCGCGGTGGTGGCCACCAGCAAGACCGCCGCCCGAGACCTCGAGCGGCGCCACCGGCTCACTCAGGTGCACGTCGCGCTGCCCGGGATGCGGGCGCAACCACCGGCGGCCGGCTCCGATCCACCGCGCATCCTCGCCGTCGGGGCGGTGACGCCCACCAAGGATCACCGCACTCTCCTGCGCGCCCTCTCCCACCTGTCCGAACTGCATTGGAGTGCCCGCATCGTGGGCTCGGACGACCTCGATCCGGCCCTAACGGGCGAGCTCGCCGCCATGATCCGTCACGAGGGCTGGTCGGACCGGGTCCGGCTCACCGGGGCGTTGACCGGCGAGCCGCTGGAAGTGCAGTGGTGCGCCGCCGACCTGCTGGTGCTGCCCTCGCGCCACGAGACCTACGGACTGGTGGTCCTCGAGGCGCTGGCCCACGGGATCCCGGCCGTGGTCACCGACACCGGTGCCGCAGAAGCCTTGGCCGTGGGGGGGCCGGGGCGCCCACTTCCCGGCGTTGTGGTCCCCGTGGGGGACGCCTCGGCTCTTGCTGATCGACTCCGCGCGTGGGCGAGCGCCGACGGGCTTCGCACTGCCTGGCGCAGGCGTGCCGGTGCAGTGCGGGAAATGCTGCCTTCCTGGGAGCAGACAGCGCGGAGCGTCCGCCGCATCATCTGACCATGCGCCGCCCGGGCTAGGAGTCCGCGAGCACGAACTCAGTGCAGACGTCCTCGCCGAGGTTCCAGCGCCGGTTCGGGGCGCGGACGGCCTCA contains:
- a CDS encoding ArsR/SmtB family transcription factor yields the protein MSIEDRLLALEQRLADLEGGTAGTTAQPRDTSAPHHSAAVTSEDPYWALNGLRDRLESEAGAVVWTGTVHTGAGPVAWQMSREAEELLEPEDTESLAASLAALGHPVRIDLALAVVRGTGKLSDLAAELGLASTGQLYHHVKALTAAGWLRPGSRGFVTVPPERVIPLLVILGASR
- a CDS encoding zinc-binding alcohol dehydrogenase, with product MRTLVSGVSRGTETLVHTGAVPAEVAELMRAPFQEGDLPGPVKYGYLSVGVVEDGPAHLIHQRVFVLHPHQDRYIVPVEAVTPVPAGVPTSRAVLAGAVETAINILWEAAPRLGDRIAIIGAGMIGAAVAALARDFPLARLQLIDVNPDRARLAQHWGIEWRDPATAEGDCDLVIHASGSEAGLARALELLGEQGEVVEASWYGSTAPRVPLGGAFHAKRLSIRASQVGVVAAARRARRTHADRLALALDRLTDPAFDALITGTAPFDELPEVMPRLAAGEGAPLCQVITYPQSDQHRTA
- a CDS encoding 6-pyruvoyl trahydropterin synthase family protein, producing MFSLTVRDHMMIAHSLPHPAFGPAQGLHGATFVVELSIRRAELDEAGIVIDIGEATGMLKDALADLDYSNLDDHPELTGTLTTTEHLARFIAERIATRLQGGPYAGLDVTLREHPDAWASYSREL
- a CDS encoding glycosyltransferase family 4 protein, encoding MSATAFLTWDSQRPSGGNTYNAELIGALRAAGEEVEVYRVPGSWPAPQAAARERAAQILNRGAVAIVDGIVASGVPEAIDQAVDAGRRVVVLAHMAAADEHGLSEAERARREDREGRAFRAASAVVATSKTAARDLERRHRLTQVHVALPGMRAQPPAAGSDPPRILAVGAVTPTKDHRTLLRALSHLSELHWSARIVGSDDLDPALTGELAAMIRHEGWSDRVRLTGALTGEPLEVQWCAADLLVLPSRHETYGLVVLEALAHGIPAVVTDTGAAEALAVGGPGRPLPGVVVPVGDASALADRLRAWASADGLRTAWRRRAGAVREMLPSWEQTARSVRRII